The segment CGCAGCCGCGTCATCAGTGACCGCGAGAAACGGATTGTCGCCTATCACGAAGCAGGCCATACCATTGCCGGCTACTTCCTTGAGCATGCTGATGTGGTTCACAAGGTTACCATTATCCCGCGCGGCCGTGCCGGCGGATATGTTATTATGCTTCCTAAGGAAGACCGGATGATCGTAACCAAGCAAGAACTTCTGGATAAGGTTACCGGATTGCTTGGTGGACGCGTTGCTGAAGAAATGTTCATTGGCGAAATCGGCACAGGCGCTTATAGTGACTTCCAGCAGGCTACGCGCATTGTGCGTGCGATGATTATGGAATATGGAATGAGCGATAAGCTTGGGCCCTTGCAGTTCGGTGCAACCCAAGGCCAAGTCTTCCTGGGCCGGGATATCGGACATGAACAGAATTACAGTGACTCCATTGCTTATGAGATTGATCAGGAAATGCAGAACCTTATCCGCAGCAGCTATGAGCGCTGCAGAGAGCTGCTGACCAAGCATTCCAAGGAAATGCACCTGATTGCCAACACCCTGCTTGAGAAGGAAACGCTGGAGCTTGATCAGATCACAGAATTGATTGAGCAAGGCTATCTGAGTGAGGATGGCAAGCCAGAAGAAGGCGACGCCGTTACCAATGAAGCGGGCGAGCCGATTATTGATTCCATCGGTGATGTGCGTGTCCGGATTCAAGGCAAAACTGGCGAGGAATCCCCATTAGACCTGTCCAAGGATATTCCGAACAAGCCGGACCCTGAAGAGGGCAACGGACCGGATGACGGGAATAAGGGCGGCGGAAGCCTCGTCTAAGCTGTACCGCAGCACATTGTGTAATCTAGTCCGGAGAACCACTGGTTCTCCGGGCTTTTTTTTTGGATATAAGCATGCACAGGTTTCACACGGCAACTTGTCCTCCGGTTTCTCTCTGAAACAGAGCACCCGCTTGGATTGACAGGGGGTGGAACGTTGTGTACATTAGTGAATAAATATTAAATTTATCATTTATAAGAAATGTACTGGCGGCAAGCCATGAAGACATAAGGGGGAGACTGACCGTGGAAGCTCTGGCGCTTGAGCGCAAGCAGGAACAGAATCGTGAACTTCGTGTGCGCCTCGAACAGCTTAAGAAGGAACGGAATGCTATTATTCTGGCTCATTATTATCAGCGTGATGAAATTCAGGAGGTCGCCGATTTCCGGGGAGACTCTTTCCTGCTGGCCCAGAAGGCAGCGGAGACAGAGGCAGATGTAATCGTATTCTGCGGCGTTCATTTCATGGGGGAAAGTGCCAAGATTCTGGCACCGAACAAGACGGTCCTGATTCCTGACGAACGTGCTGGTTGCCCGATGGCTGACATGGTCAACGTGGATGGGCTGCGCAAGCTGAAGGCTCAGCATCCGGGTGCGAAGGTAGTAACCTATATCAATTCCTCTGCAGAGATCAAGGCGGAGACAGATATTTGCTGCACCTCAGCGAATGCGGTGAAGGTGATCGAATCACTCGATGCCGAAGAAATCATCTGGGTGCCCGATAAGAATCTGGGCCAATATGTGCAGGATCAGACCGGCAAGAAGCTGATTATCTGGGAGGGCTATTGCAATACTCATGACATGCTTACCGTCAAGGATGTCATGGAGATGAGAGCCAAATACCCGGAAGCTGAATTTGTTGTACACCCCGAATGCCGCCCGGAAGTCGTGGCAATGGGGGACTATGTGGGCAGCACTACCTCAATTCTGGAATATTGCCGGAAATCGGACCGCCGGCAGTTTATTGTGGGTACTGAGGATGGAACCGGGTATCAGCTGCGGCTGGACAGCCCGGATAAGGAGTTTCATTTTGCCACCAAATTCCTGGTATGTCCTAATATGAAGGTAAATAATTTGAAAAAGCTGGTCAAATGCCTGGAGACGATGAAGCCGCAGATCTATGTACCGCCTGCAGTCGCCGACAAAGCCAGAACATCCCTAGAGCGCATGCTACAAGTCCGGTAGCATGCGCTACTCTTTCGTTGAAACAGGTGAAAAGCGGTCATGATTCCACAATATTTGGTTGATTTTGATCTTCAGGGACTTCCTGTAGTTAAGACAGACTGCCTGGTCATTGGTTCCGGTATTGCCGGGTTATTCACAGCGATCAAGGCCAGCGAAGACCGGAAGGTTATTATGATTACGAAGAAGACCGTAATGGAGAGCAACACACGGTATGCCCAGGGCGGAATTGCGGCCGTCATTTCGGAGGATGATTCGCCGGCGTATCACCGTCAGGATACCCTGATGGCCGGCGCGGGGCTGAACTCCTCTGCGGCTGTCGATGTGCTGGTCAATGAAGGACCCGAGGGCGTCCGTGAGCTGATCCGGCTTGGCACTATTTTCGATAAGGAGAATGGTGTACTGGCCTTAACCCAGGAGGGGGCACATAGCCACCGCCGTATTTTACATGCAAATGGGGATGCTACAGGATATGAGATTGTCCGCGCACTTGCTGAACAGGCTGCCCGGCATGAGAATATTGAGACCTGGGACGACCATTATGTCATTGACCTGATTACGGAGGGCGGAGAGTGTCTGGGAGCGCTTGTACAGCGGCCTGACGGCGGGCGGTTATTCCTGCAGGCAGATGCAACAATCCTATGCTCCGGCGGAGCAGGACAGCTATACCGTTACACGACCAATCCTGAGGTGGCCACCGGAGACGGGGTAGCCATTGCCTACCGTGCCGGTGCCCATATCCGGGATATGGAGTTCATTCAGTTTCATCCGACCGCACTCAGCTATCCTGGTGCTCCGCGCTTCCTGATCTCGGAGGCTGTGCGGGGAGAAGGCGCTGTGCTGCGGAACATTAACGGTGAGCGGTTCATGGAACGTTATCATGAGCTGCAGGAGTTGGCCCCGCGGGATATTGTTGCCCGTGCCATTGTAAGCGAGATGGAAATGACCAAATCCACCTTCGTCTATCTGGATATTACACATGAACCGGCGGATATGGTTAAACACCGCTTCCCGACCATTTATGCGACCTGCATGAGCTACGGGCTGGATATTACAAGTGACTGGATTCCGGTGGCTCCTGCTGCGCATTATATGATGGGGGGCGTGAAGACCGACCTGAGCGGAGAGAGTACGGTTGCCCGCCTGTTTGCCTGCGGTGAGGTATCATCTACTGGCGTGCAGGGTGCCAACCGGCTGGCCAGCAACTCCCTGTCGGAAGCTGTTGTGTTCGGCCGCCGGATCATTGAACGAATCCGCCAGCTTCCGCCGCTTCACCGGGATAATCTACCCTCAGCCTATCATCAGGCAAGGGTAGAAGCTCCTGCACAGGCTATTGTTGAACGGCGGTTGAAGCTTCAAAAGGCTATGGTGCGGTACGCCGGACTGCGGCGGAACCGGGAAATGCTGAACAAAGGCTTGGATGAGATAAAGCGCCAGCTGCCGATTTTTAAGACCAAACTGACAACACGGGAAGAATACGAGTTCGCCAATATGCTTACATGCTGTCTGCTGATTACTGAATCGGCCCTGGCACGGGAGGAGAGCCGCGGTGCGCATTATCGTGAGGATTATCCCCTGCGCAGTGACGCACAGTGGCAGAAGCATCTGCTCCAGATTCGCGAACTTGGAATAGTGGAGGAATTAAGTGATGATGTTTAACGGATACAATGAAGATCTGCTTAAGGCTATTAAGGGCTGGCTGCAGGAGGATGTCGGTTCGGGGGATATTACTACCCGTACTACCATTCCTGCCGGGCATGAGTCCAAGGGAATCATCCATGCCAAGGAAGACGGGATTATTTGTGGAATCCCCGTGGCTGAGCTGGTATTCGAAGTTGTTGATCCTGGGCTCGTATTCACGGCGCTGGTCCAGGAAGGACAAGCTGTCTCCAAGGGCACTGTGATTGCTGAGGTAGAAGGCAGCACTCATGCCATCCTGACTGGTGAACGGCTTGCCCTCAACTTGATGCAGCGTTTATCCGGTGTGGCCTCGCGCACGGCTTCTTTTGTAGAGAAGCTTCAAGGGCTGCCGACCCGCCTGGTGGATACCCGCAAGACCACACCGGGTCACCGGATGCTGGAGAAATATGCAGTCCGCATTGGCGGCGGAGCCAACCACCGTTACGGTCTGTATGATGCGGTAATGATTAAGGACAATCATATCAAGGGGGCCGGCGGCATCCGTCAGGCAGTAGGGCGTGCCCGTGCCAATATCCCGCACACCATGACCATTGAAGTAGAGACGGAGAGTCTGGAGCAGGTAGAGGAAGCGCTGGCGGCCGGAGCTGATATTATTATGCTCGATAACATGTCTCCTGAGCAGATGGCTGAAGCCGTGAGAAGAATCCGGACCAAGGCGAAGCATGTCACCATTGAGGCATCGGGCAATGTATCTCTGGAGACGGTCCGGGGCATTGCTGAATCGGGTGTGGATGTGATTTCGGTAGGACGGCTGACGTATTCCTTCGCGAGTCTCGATATCAGCCTGGATCTGAATGGCAAGAAGGAGGGAGCCCTCTGATGATACTTGTCGTCGATATCGGCAATACGAACATCGTGCTGGGCGTCTACCGGGGCAGTGAGCTGCTGCACCATTTCCGGCTGAGCACTGCCCGCGGGTCCACTGTCGATGAGTATGGTGTGATGATTCATAATCTGTTCAGCATGTCGAATCTCTCGTTCAGGGATGTCGAGGGGGTCATCATCTCCTCGGTTGTTCCGCCGCTCGTGCAGGTTATCGTAGAGATGTGTGTCAAATTCATCGGCAAGGAACCGCTCCTTGTGGGGCCTGGTATCAAAACCGGGCTTAATCTGCGTTATGAGAACCCGCGCGAAGTGGGGGCGGACCGGATTGTGAACGCGGTTGCGGCGATTGAGCAGTATAAATGTCCGCTTGTCGTCGTTGATTTCGGGACGGCAACCACCTTCGACTGCATTGATGCCGGGGCCAACTATCTGGGCGGTGCTATCGTGCCGGGTCTGGGCATTTCCACGGAGGCCCTCTATCTGCGGGCCTCCAAGCTGCCCCGGATTGAGCTGGAGAAGCCCAAGAAGGTAATCGGGCGCAATACCGTACATGCGATGCAGGCAGGGATCATTTTTGGCTATGCCGGTCAGGTTGAGGGTATCGTCAGACGCATCAAGCAGGAGATGAACGCTCCCGTTCTCAAGGTTATTGCTACCGGAGGGCTGGCCTCACTGATTGCCAGTGAGACAGAATGTATCGATGAGGTTAATCCGATGCTGACGCTTGAAGGATTGCGCATTATTTACAACCGTAACAAATAATCATAAAGATGAACCTATACAGAAGAGAGAGATAGGAGGAGTATGCACCCAATGGATAATAAGAAGGACCGGCTGGTCCGGGGGACGGCGATGAACGGAAGAGTCAGAGCATTCGCTGTCCGTACCACAGAGCTTGTCGATGAATTGCGGCGCAGACATGATACGTACCCGACGGCTACGGCAGCGCTTGGACGTACGGTTACTGCCGCAGCTATAATGGGGGCCATGCTCAAGGGGCAGGAGAAGCTCGCGATTATGGTCAAAGGAAACGGTCCGCTCGGGCAGATTACGGCTGAATCCAATGCCCTGGGAGAAGTTCGCGGCTATGTGCACAATCCGCATGTTCATCTGCCAAGCAACAGCATGGGCAAGCTGGATGTTGCAGGGGCGGTAGGCACAGAAGGCTTCATTGATGTCAGCAAGGATCTGGGGATGAAGGAGCCGTACCGCGGCAGTGTGCCTATCGTTTCAGGAGAGCTGGGTGAGGATTTCACCTATTATTTTGCCCTCTCGGAGCAAACGCCTGCTGCTGTAGGACTTGGAGTGCTGGTGGAGACCGATAATTCAGTCAGAGTTGCCGGAGGCTTTATTATTCAGCTGCTGCCCGGCCTGACCGATGAGGAGATTACCGAGGTTGAGCAAGCGGTTGGAGCCATGCCTTCGGTTACGTCGGTGCTGGATCAGGGGCTTGAGCCTGAGGAAATGCTGCGGCTGCTGTTGCCGGATGCTGTGATCCTGGATGAGCTGGAGGTCCGCTTTGTATGTCAGTGCTCACGGGAACGGATTGAGCAGACTCTGGTTAGTCTGGGTGAGCACGAGCTGGAACGGCTGATCGAAGAAGATGATACGGCAGAAGTCGTCTGCCATTATTGCAATGAGAGCTATGTATTTAACAAGGATGAACTGCAGGTAATCCTCGATCAAGCGAAGTCATAGGGCTATGAAATGGTGACAAGACAGGAGCGCGCGCTGCGCAATGCCGTTATATTACTTGCCGTGGCAACGCTGGTGCTGGGAGGGCTATTATTCTGGAGCCTGCGTGCCATGGCACTGCTGAAGGCAGAGACGGCTGAAGGGGAAGCCTCGGATGTCGCTGCTGCCGGAGGACAGCCGGTCACGGAACAGGAATGGATAGAGGAGCTTCAGAAGAAGCACGGGGAAGAAGTGCTGCTGAGTATGCTGAATCATATCGTGGTGGGCAAGGAAGCCGCAGCGCTGGGAATTACGGTCACGGATGAGGAGATTGAACGGGAACTGAAGCGGGGAATGTCCGGTTACAGCTCGGAGGAGCAATATTATCAGCAGATGCAGTCTGAGCTTGGACTAACCCGTCAGGAGCTGCGTGAGGAGACGGTATACCGGCTGACGCTCCAAGCCATAGCAACGGCCGGCATTACGGTCAGTGAAGCGGAAATTGATGATTATCTGAAGCAAAATAGCGAGAGATTTATGCCACGCAAGCAAATGCAGCTCTCCATCATCCAGACCTCCACCTATAACGAGGCCAGTACAGTGATGGACCGCCTGGAGCGGGGTGAGAATTTTGCAGCGCTGGCCCGTGAGGTCTCGATCGACGAGGAGAGCCGCCAGCATGGCGGCAGTATCGGAACGGTCGAGGAGAAGGACCCGTTCTGGCCCGAGGAGCTGCTGGAGACAGCAGCCGGGCTGGAGAACGGGGATATCGCAGGACCGCTGCAGGTTGACGGGGGGTATGCTGTGATCCGTCTGGAGAAGCTAATTGATCCGGTGAAGCCGGATCAGGAGGAACTGCGCCGGATGATCGGCCAGCAGCTGAGACTGGAGCAGGCAGCGCCCTTGCAGCAGGTAGAGCGTGAATTACGGGCCAAATATGATACAGCAATATATATTGACAACAGCCTGCAAGATTGATAATATGAAATTAAATATAAAACCTACTGATTTAGTCGGAAATATTAAGCGGTACAATTACAACTGTTAGTTACCCAGGCATTGTGAACCGGGGGCTACGGTAATATATGCTGATAGCATCTCTCATAAGTTCCGCACCCTAATTCATTTATCATTCCAAGGAGGTTTTTACTCATGGCTAAAGTCGTCAACAGTGTAACAGATTTGATCGGTGGCACACCGCTCGTCCGCCTGAACCGGATTGTTCCGGAAGGCTCGGCAGAGATCTTCCTGAAGCTGGAATACCAGAATCCAGGCTCCAGTGTGAAAGACCGTATTGCCATCAGCATCGTAGAAGAGGCTGAGAAAGAGGGCCTGCTGAAGCCGGGTGGCACGATTGTAGAAGCGACCAGCGGTAATACAGGGATCGGCCTGGCGCTTGTGGCAGCTGCCAAAGGCTACAAGGCTATTATTGTTATGCCGGAAACGATGAGCCTTGAACGCCGCAACCTGCTGCGCGCTTACGGCGCTGAGCTCGTATTGACTCCGGGATCGGAAGGAATGAACGGTGCGGTCAAGAAGGCCGAGCAGATTCTGAGCGAGAATCCGGATTATTTCCTTGCGGAGCAGTTCAAGAACAAGGCTAACGTGAAGATCCATCGCGAGACCACTGGACCGGAGATCGTTGAAGCGATTGAATCCGTAGGCGGCCCGCTGGATGCATTCATTGCCGGTGTCGGCACAGGCGGAACGATCAGCGGTGCAGGTGAAGTGCTGAAGAGTCAATATCCGGGCGTGAAGATCTATGCGGTAGAACCTGCGGCTTCACCGATTCTGGCTGGAGGCAAACCGGGCCCGCACAAGATTCAGGGTATCGGCGCTAACTTCGTGCCAGAAATTCTGAACCAGAATATCTATGATGAGATTATTCATGTTGAGAATGATGAAGCGTTCGAAACTGCCCGCCGCGTAGCCAAGGAAGAAGGCGTGCTGTCCGGCATTTCCTCCGGTGCGGCTGTATTTGCTGCACTGAAGGTAGCGAAGGAACTGGGCGCAGGCAAGAAAATTGTTGTCATCATTCCAAGCAACGGCGAACGTTACTTGAGCACTCCGCTCTATAACTTTGAAGTATAATTGCTGAGAATTCAGCTCTTACGAAGAGCCTGCCCTATCCGCTTTCACAGGGATACCGCAGGCTCTTTTTTCGGATAATAAGCATTTATAAGAATTGCGGGCTTTTCAAAGTAACCCTATGTACAGTATACTGACAGGCAATAAACTATCGATGAGACGGGAGAATGGTTGTGGAGATCTTAACGGCTTGGCAGGACTGGGAGCAGTGGGCAGAGGCAGATGAGGCCTGGAGCGTCCTTCCCCTGATCCTGAGGAAACGGCAGGACAACCAAGGCTTGCCCCGCAGCTGGAAGCAGGCCTGGGAACAGGCTTCCCCCTATTCGGTTGTCCTGGAGAGCGGCAAGGGCGGGCGCTACACCTATCTTGGCCTGAGCCCTGTCTCGATCATCGAAGGCCGAGGAGCCGTTGCGGAGAGCTATACTCCCGGAGCCAAGGCTTCGGGGCATATAGAGTCTGCCGTAACGGAAGGCCAGCCGCTGCAAGTGCTGCAGGCATGGATGAGGGAATATACGTCTCCCCGCCTGCCGGTTGACGGTCTGCCGCCGTTCACCGGCGGCTGTATCGGATTTCTTGGCTATGATGTGGCCCGTTCCCTGGAGAAGCTGCCGTCGCTTGCCAGGAACAACCCTGAGTTTCCGGATTATCTGTTCATGAGACTGGAAGAAGTGTGGATCTACGATGAGCAGGAGCAGCAGCTCTACTGTGCAGTTCATATCCCTGTGCCGGATACTGTATCCAGCGGTAACCTGGATGGGCTAAGGAGTCTGTATGAGGCTGCTGTGCACCGTGCGGAGCGCATGCTGGAGCAGTGGAGCCTTCTCTACGCACCGGCAGAGCCGGAAGAAGCAGCCGCTGCAAGGTACGCCGGGCTTACCCGCAGGGTGGAGGGCGAGGCCGAGATCACCGGCGAGTGGCCCGGCATGAGCTCGGATTTCTCTGCCGCACCCTTCCAGCAGGCTGTGCTGAAGGTCCAGGAATACATCCGTGCCGGAGATGTATTCCAAGTGAACCTCTCGCTGCGCCAGCAGGCGCAGCTCAAGTCTACACCCGAGGAAGTCTACGAATGGCTCCGTAGACTCAACCCGTCCCCGTACATGGGGCTGCTCCGCACGCCCGGCTTCGCGCTCTCCAGCGCCTCGCCGGAGCTGCTCGTCAAGCTGCACGGGGACAAGGTCAGCGCCCGCCCCATTGCCGGCACCCGGCGGCGGGGCCACACTCCCGCGGAGGACGCCGCCATGGAGGCGGAGCTGCGCGGGAGCGAGAAGGAGATCGCCGAGCATATTATGCTTGTCGATCTGGAGCGCAGCGACATCGGCCGTGTCGCCGCCTACGGAACGGTCAGCGTGCCGGAGCTGCTGACCGTAGAGCGATACTCGCATGTCATGCATCTCGTCTCGCAGGTTGAGGGGATCATCGCACCCGGTAGAGATGCGTATGATGTCATTGCCGCCTTGTTCCCCGGCGGCACCATCACGGGCGCGCCCAAGGTGCGCACCATGGAGATCATCGAAGAGCTGGAGCCGGTCCGCCGGGGACCCTATACGGGATCTATGGGCTGGATTGACTATAACGGCAATATGGAATTAAATATAATCATACGCACGCTCGCAGTGAAGGACGGAATCGGCTACATTCAGACAGGTGCGGGAATTGTGATCGATTCAGACCCTTACCGGGAGTACCGGGAATGCCACAACAAAGCCAAAGCGGTAGTCAAAGCCATTCTCTGCAGTGAACGCGAGCAGGAAGAGCGGGCTGCCCTCGGCACCGAAGGAGGAAGCGCAATATGATCTTGGTCATCGATAATTATGATTCCTTTACGTATAACCTGGTGCAGTATCTGGGTGAGCTGGGGGAAGAGGTTAAGGTAGCGCGCAACGATGAGATCAGCATTGAGGAGATAGAAGCATTAGCCCCGGATCATATTCTGATCTCTCCGGGACCCTGCACACCGAATGAGGCAGGCATCAGCCTTGCGCTGCTGCAGCATTTCAAGGGCATCATCCCCATATTCGGCGTATGTCTCGGACACCAGGCCATCGGACAGGCTTTTGGCGGTAATGTCATCCGCGCTGAACGCCTGATGCATGGCAAAACCTCGCCCATCCATCATAACGGCACCTCCGTGTTTGAGGGGCTGGAGTCTCCTTTCACAGCGACACGCTATCATTCACTGATCGTGGAACGTGAGAGTCTGCCGGATTGCCTGGAGATTACTGCCGAGACCGCTGAAGGCGAGATTATGGCCTTGCGGCATAAGGAATACCCGATTGAAGGGGTACAGTTCCATCCCGAGTCGATCATTACGAACCACGGTCATACCATGCTGCGCAATTTCCTGAAACGGAGAGCCGGAGAACCGGCATGAAATATATAGGACTTAACAACAAAGCAGTCGACGCCAAAGACGCCGTGGTCTCCGCTCTGGATCACGGCTTTTTGTACGGTATGGGTCTGTTCGAGACCTTCCGTACGTATGGAGGACAGCCGTTTCTGCTGGAGCGTCATCTGAGCAGAATGGCAGAGGGTTGCCGTCAACTGGGTATTCCCTTCGAGCCGGATATACAAGGGCTGCGGGAATGGATTCAGCTTGTAATGGACAAGAATGAGCTTAGTGAGGTATATATCCGCTACACAGTTACGGCGGGCGAGGATATTCTGGGTCTGCCATCCGCAGCCTATAAGCAGCCTAATCATCTGCTCTATATCAAAGCCCTGCCGGTCACACCAAGCGGCTTATACACGGAAGGCAAAGAACTTCAGCTTCTGAACCACCGGCGTAATACCCCGGAGGGTGCGGTAAGGCTTAAATCGCTGCACTATATGAACAACATCCTGGCAAAACGTGAATTGGCCGGTTATCCGTCCGCAGAGCGAGGAGCCGAGGGACTGATGCTGACCGCACAGGGCGAGGTCGCCGAAGGGATTGTGAGTAATATTTTTTTTATCTCCAATAAGCAGCTCTATACCCCCGATATCTCCACCGGGATTCTTCCGGGAATTACCCGGGAAATGGTGCTTGAGCTGGCAGCGGCCAGCCATCAGCCTGAACAAGGCTTTTACCGCTGGGAACAGCTTGCGGCTGCGGATGAAATCTTCCTCACCAATTCTGTGCAGGAGATCGTACCGGTAAGCACATTATGGAATGGAGACCGGCGGGTAACCATAGGCAGCGGGCGTTGCGGAGAGCAAACGGCTGCACTTATGAGGCTGTACAGAGAAAGGACGGATATGCTGATATGAAGCCAATGATCTATGAGCGGACTTACCGCTGCGGAAGCAGCGAGCTGAAATTGGGCAAGCGCACGCTAATTATGGGCATACTCAATGTGACGCCGGACTCTTTTTCGGATGGGGGCCTGTGGACAGAGCGGGAGAGAGCGGTAGAGCATGCATTGCAAATGGCGGCAGAGGGTGCTGATATTATCGATATAGGCGGGGAATCCACGCGTCCGGGTCACCAGCCGGTAAGTACTGAAGAGGAATTGGCCCGTGTACTTCCTGTCATTGAGCGTATCCATCAGGCCGCCCCGCATCTCCCCCTCTCTATAGATACCTATAAGGCGGAAGTCGCCCGTCAGGCGATTCAGGCCGGTGCGCATATCATCAATGATGTATGGGGAGCCAAGGCCGATCCGCAGATGGCGGCGGTTGCTGCGCAGGCAGACTGTCCGATCATTCTGATGCATAACCGCCATGACCGTGAGTATAAGGACTTGATCAGCGATATGAAGGATGACCTGAGCGAGAGCATTCACCTGGCGCTGGCAGCCGGAGTGAAGCCGGACAATATTATTTTGGACCCGGGAATCGGCTTCGCCAAGGACTATGAAGAGAATCTTCAGGTCATGACCGGCCTCGGCGCACTGACGAAGCTGGGATATCCGGTGCTGCTGGCCACTTCGCGCAAAAAATTCATTCGTACCGCCCTAGGTCTGCCCGCAGATGATGTCCTGGAGGGGACCGCAGCTACTGTCGCCTTCGGGATTGCCCAGGGCTGTCAGCTTGTGCGGGTTCATGATATTGCGGCAATGAAACGTACTGTAGAGATGTGTGACGCCATGTTATATGCAGGTTCACCTGTGCTCTGCGTATAGACTATATTCTTCAAGAGAAGGCAGGTACCCTTAATGGATAAAATGAAGCTGCACCGCATGGAGTACTACGGTTACCATGGCGTGTTTGAAGAGGAGCGGAAGCTCGGCCAGCGTTATTATAT is part of the Paenibacillus sp. FSL M7-0420 genome and harbors:
- the hslO gene encoding Hsp33 family molecular chaperone HslO; the protein is MDNKKDRLVRGTAMNGRVRAFAVRTTELVDELRRRHDTYPTATAALGRTVTAAAIMGAMLKGQEKLAIMVKGNGPLGQITAESNALGEVRGYVHNPHVHLPSNSMGKLDVAGAVGTEGFIDVSKDLGMKEPYRGSVPIVSGELGEDFTYYFALSEQTPAAVGLGVLVETDNSVRVAGGFIIQLLPGLTDEEITEVEQAVGAMPSVTSVLDQGLEPEEMLRLLLPDAVILDELEVRFVCQCSRERIEQTLVSLGEHELERLIEEDDTAEVVCHYCNESYVFNKDELQVILDQAKS
- the cysK gene encoding cysteine synthase A, encoding MAKVVNSVTDLIGGTPLVRLNRIVPEGSAEIFLKLEYQNPGSSVKDRIAISIVEEAEKEGLLKPGGTIVEATSGNTGIGLALVAAAKGYKAIIVMPETMSLERRNLLRAYGAELVLTPGSEGMNGAVKKAEQILSENPDYFLAEQFKNKANVKIHRETTGPEIVEAIESVGGPLDAFIAGVGTGGTISGAGEVLKSQYPGVKIYAVEPAASPILAGGKPGPHKIQGIGANFVPEILNQNIYDEIIHVENDEAFETARRVAKEEGVLSGISSGAAVFAALKVAKELGAGKKIVVIIPSNGERYLSTPLYNFEV
- the nadB gene encoding L-aspartate oxidase; its protein translation is MIPQYLVDFDLQGLPVVKTDCLVIGSGIAGLFTAIKASEDRKVIMITKKTVMESNTRYAQGGIAAVISEDDSPAYHRQDTLMAGAGLNSSAAVDVLVNEGPEGVRELIRLGTIFDKENGVLALTQEGAHSHRRILHANGDATGYEIVRALAEQAARHENIETWDDHYVIDLITEGGECLGALVQRPDGGRLFLQADATILCSGGAGQLYRYTTNPEVATGDGVAIAYRAGAHIRDMEFIQFHPTALSYPGAPRFLISEAVRGEGAVLRNINGERFMERYHELQELAPRDIVARAIVSEMEMTKSTFVYLDITHEPADMVKHRFPTIYATCMSYGLDITSDWIPVAPAAHYMMGGVKTDLSGESTVARLFACGEVSSTGVQGANRLASNSLSEAVVFGRRIIERIRQLPPLHRDNLPSAYHQARVEAPAQAIVERRLKLQKAMVRYAGLRRNREMLNKGLDEIKRQLPIFKTKLTTREEYEFANMLTCCLLITESALAREESRGAHYREDYPLRSDAQWQKHLLQIRELGIVEELSDDV
- the nadC gene encoding carboxylating nicotinate-nucleotide diphosphorylase; protein product: MMFNGYNEDLLKAIKGWLQEDVGSGDITTRTTIPAGHESKGIIHAKEDGIICGIPVAELVFEVVDPGLVFTALVQEGQAVSKGTVIAEVEGSTHAILTGERLALNLMQRLSGVASRTASFVEKLQGLPTRLVDTRKTTPGHRMLEKYAVRIGGGANHRYGLYDAVMIKDNHIKGAGGIRQAVGRARANIPHTMTIEVETESLEQVEEALAAGADIIMLDNMSPEQMAEAVRRIRTKAKHVTIEASGNVSLETVRGIAESGVDVISVGRLTYSFASLDISLDLNGKKEGAL
- a CDS encoding peptidylprolyl isomerase, which encodes MVTRQERALRNAVILLAVATLVLGGLLFWSLRAMALLKAETAEGEASDVAAAGGQPVTEQEWIEELQKKHGEEVLLSMLNHIVVGKEAAALGITVTDEEIERELKRGMSGYSSEEQYYQQMQSELGLTRQELREETVYRLTLQAIATAGITVSEAEIDDYLKQNSERFMPRKQMQLSIIQTSTYNEASTVMDRLERGENFAALAREVSIDEESRQHGGSIGTVEEKDPFWPEELLETAAGLENGDIAGPLQVDGGYAVIRLEKLIDPVKPDQEELRRMIGQQLRLEQAAPLQQVERELRAKYDTAIYIDNSLQD
- the nadA gene encoding quinolinate synthase NadA, which encodes MEALALERKQEQNRELRVRLEQLKKERNAIILAHYYQRDEIQEVADFRGDSFLLAQKAAETEADVIVFCGVHFMGESAKILAPNKTVLIPDERAGCPMADMVNVDGLRKLKAQHPGAKVVTYINSSAEIKAETDICCTSANAVKVIESLDAEEIIWVPDKNLGQYVQDQTGKKLIIWEGYCNTHDMLTVKDVMEMRAKYPEAEFVVHPECRPEVVAMGDYVGSTTSILEYCRKSDRRQFIVGTEDGTGYQLRLDSPDKEFHFATKFLVCPNMKVNNLKKLVKCLETMKPQIYVPPAVADKARTSLERMLQVR
- a CDS encoding anthranilate synthase component I family protein, with the translated sequence MVVEILTAWQDWEQWAEADEAWSVLPLILRKRQDNQGLPRSWKQAWEQASPYSVVLESGKGGRYTYLGLSPVSIIEGRGAVAESYTPGAKASGHIESAVTEGQPLQVLQAWMREYTSPRLPVDGLPPFTGGCIGFLGYDVARSLEKLPSLARNNPEFPDYLFMRLEEVWIYDEQEQQLYCAVHIPVPDTVSSGNLDGLRSLYEAAVHRAERMLEQWSLLYAPAEPEEAAAARYAGLTRRVEGEAEITGEWPGMSSDFSAAPFQQAVLKVQEYIRAGDVFQVNLSLRQQAQLKSTPEEVYEWLRRLNPSPYMGLLRTPGFALSSASPELLVKLHGDKVSARPIAGTRRRGHTPAEDAAMEAELRGSEKEIAEHIMLVDLERSDIGRVAAYGTVSVPELLTVERYSHVMHLVSQVEGIIAPGRDAYDVIAALFPGGTITGAPKVRTMEIIEELEPVRRGPYTGSMGWIDYNGNMELNIIIRTLAVKDGIGYIQTGAGIVIDSDPYREYRECHNKAKAVVKAILCSEREQEERAALGTEGGSAI
- a CDS encoding type III pantothenate kinase, whose amino-acid sequence is MILVVDIGNTNIVLGVYRGSELLHHFRLSTARGSTVDEYGVMIHNLFSMSNLSFRDVEGVIISSVVPPLVQVIVEMCVKFIGKEPLLVGPGIKTGLNLRYENPREVGADRIVNAVAAIEQYKCPLVVVDFGTATTFDCIDAGANYLGGAIVPGLGISTEALYLRASKLPRIELEKPKKVIGRNTVHAMQAGIIFGYAGQVEGIVRRIKQEMNAPVLKVIATGGLASLIASETECIDEVNPMLTLEGLRIIYNRNK